The Brachyspira hampsonii genomic interval ATTCATTCTATTGAAAGCAACCATAAACTGATTATTATCAAATCTCGCCAAAATATCTTCTCTTCTTGTTGTTTTTTTAAGAACATCTGTAAACTTAAGCATTATTTCTTCAGCAGCTATGATTCCATATTCGCTTATAATACTATCAAGTCCGTCTATACAAAAGCATGCAAGCACTATAGTTTCTTCATGCCTTACTGTTTCATAAAGAAGTCTTGTAAACTGCTCATAAAACTCTTTTTTATTCCAAAGCCCTGTTTCTAAATCCACATTAAGTATATCATCGTATTTTTTCTGAGCATCTTTATATGACTGATAATTTCTATTAGAAACTTCTGTCATATCAGCTAAAGAATTCTGAAGATAATCTGCCTGTTTAATTAATTTCTGATGTTCTAAGTAAAGTCTTCTGTATTTCAAACAGCTATTAACTCTTACGACAAGCTCCATCTCATCAAATGGAATAAATATAAGTCCGTCAATACCTAAATTTATAGCTTCCTCTATGAACTCCATTTTTCTATACGGCGTACTTAAAAGAATTACAGGAGTTCCTTTAGTAGATTCCTGATTTTTAAAAGTATCAAGAAGCTGCA includes:
- a CDS encoding GGDEF domain-containing response regulator — translated: MNENILVVEHRADLLDRFVDLLRGRHYNPIATKSRSQAVNISNESTLDLILLDADIGDSQGLQLLDTFKNQESTKGTPVILLSTPYRKMEFIEEAINLGIDGLIFIPFDEMELVVRVNSCLKYRRLYLEHQKLIKQADYLQNSLADMTEVSNRNYQSYKDAQKKYDDILNVDLETGLWNKKEFYEQFTRLLYETVRHEETIVLACFCIDGLDSIISEYGIIAAEEIMLKFTDVLKKTTRREDILARFDNNQFMVAFNRMNIKLYDKKIEEIKGFVDKNELEYNGVIIKYTISVGISYTAYKKNYHIEGMEKEIAPVLLALHNAKRRGFASLFVHPTLIKR